Proteins from a single region of Prinia subflava isolate CZ2003 ecotype Zambia chromosome 10, Cam_Psub_1.2, whole genome shotgun sequence:
- the GCLM gene encoding glutamate--cysteine ligase regulatory subunit has protein sequence MGTEGARALLERAGRLTLQTGNLLNWGCLRKKCPATPSEEVRDCIQKTLTEWSSKLGQDQNQETLEVLECTVAQAIEKINPEERDELKVSAKLFIVGSNSSSIRDAVDLACSALGVAQLDSVIIAPPPIEDGTNLSLEYLQPYWKELENLVQNKKIVAIGTSDLDKMLLEQLYLWAQVKPSSNQVNLASCCVMPPDLTAFAKECDIQLLTHNDPKELLCEASFQEALQESIQNVKANEWIPLWLLRYSVIVKSRGIIKSKGYIMQAKRNAY, from the exons ATGGGGACGGAGGGCGCCCGCGCCCTGCTGGAGCGCGCCGGCAGGCTCACCCTGCAGACCGGCAACCTGCTCAACTGGGGCTGCCTGCGCAAGAAATGCCCGGCCACCCCCAGCGAGGAg GTGCGGGACTGCATCCAGAAAACACTGACTGAGTGGAGCTCAAAGCTCGGCCAAGACCAAAACCAG GAAACACTGGAGGTTCTGGAATGTACTGTAGCTCAAGctatagaaaaaataaatcctgaagAAAGGGATGAGTTGAAAGTATCAG CAAAGCTTTTCATCGTTGGATCAAACTCTTCATCGATCAGAGATGCAGTTGACCTGG CATGTTCTGCCCTCGGAGTTGCTCAGTTAGACTCAGTCATTATTGCCCCACCTCCTATTGAAGATGGAACTAACCTGTCCTTGGAATATTTGCAACCTTATTGGAAAGAACTTGAAAATCTAgttcaaaacaaaaagattGTTGCCATAGGTACCTCCGACCTAGATAAAATGCTGTTAGAGCAGCTGTATCTGTGGGCACAG GTGAAACCGAGTAGTAATCAGGTGAACCTGGCTTCCTGTTGTGTGATGCCACCTGACCTCACAGCATTTGCAAAAGAATGTGACATACAGCTGTTAACTCACAATGACCCCAAAG AATTACTTTGTGAAGCAAGTTTCCAAGAAGCTCTCCAGGAAAGCATCCAGAACGTGAAAGCAAACGAGTGGATTCCTTTATGGCTTCTGCGGTATTCAGTCATTGTTAAAAGCAGAGGAATTATCAAGTCCAAAGGCTATATCATGCAAGCTAAAAGAAATGCATattga